Proteins from a genomic interval of Streptomyces sp. SID8374:
- a CDS encoding sensor histidine kinase codes for MQGRFKRDGSAPAEQEPRGGTDRGSSPQHAQNPGPAAAGDNSDRAQRPGSTPSGGAEPGTPPASRGPVDTGSRIALRNWRISTRLVSLLALPVVAATSLGGLRINESMTDMQQLEHMQLLTQMTKQATSLAQALQVERDQSAGPLSNGSKATDYKVSQPREKTDRAKDAFLDATNEIGDFENDDALESIHASVAQIASQLGDIRSIRKSAYEDGAPSLNTIDQYSQLITSLLSLSQDMAQATSNPDMIKRTRALAAFSSAKEYASIQRAVIAAALPGGSVKEAHLNENDKQFGSNALDKETRAISSFKSIYGSTGESAVDLMAPLDNGNNPEINAANMYAKHILDTPNGIEGAKLRSYMDWYDQSSTKIDAMKTIETTLLSDMEAKARELREASQREAIINGAVILLVLGVSLVGAFVVARSMIRSLRRLQDTATRVAQDRLPELVKQLSETDPQDVDTSVESVGVHSRDEIGQVAAAFDDMHREAVRLAAEQALLRGNVNAMFTNLSRRSQGLIQRQLSLISELESREADPDQLSSLFKLDHLATRMRRNGENLLVLAGEEPGRRWTRPVPLVDVLRAAASEVEQYERIELSAVPATEVAGRVVNDLVHLLAELLENATSFSSPQTKVRVTGHALPDGRVLVEIHDTGIGLSPEDLAAINERLAQPPTVDVSVSRRMGLFVVGRLSLRHGIRIQLRPSDSGGTTALVMLPVDVAHGGKQPPSKQGQGQQPGGAPGGLLAGGNGAGNGQRPGLGGGPGGPGAKSLGSAPGGQRGQVGAGSGPRAALPARDNAPGRQQGQQNNGPQGSPNQPFPGQEPQRQGGGLSGAFGNGARLGARGQGDASGRTEQGQPNLFGHGAPASPGQNGRSNAFAPQNQQGPGQQQGQHQQGPGVPQPQQARHEQNGPGQGGFQQPGGPGRQLPPTGGPRAELPGGNPQQRPQAAAWGVDAPRGHEEHDTTGQFARPTGPGQDQAFNAPLNQRPADSHQDPGATSQFARPDFNAPLQQNQGQGYGQQAQDPAATAQFARPDFNAPPPQNQGQQLPAPRQRGPEGNGFGAPRPSASPAGEAPYRPALPQQPEALPPAGPGDGRTPLYDTLETNWFHGPGQGGQQGAEPQAPAAPEPTGVPVPPMPRRGAAEAPVTSSWRASPNDELVRQAERVKKPAAGGVTTSGLPRRVPRANLVPGTAQQQNHQSGPQVSRAPDDVRGRLTNLRRGIQQGRQANNGPSTGSIHLGPTHQQER; via the coding sequence GTGCAGGGACGTTTCAAGAGGGATGGCAGCGCTCCGGCGGAACAGGAGCCGCGCGGCGGGACCGACCGCGGTTCCTCGCCCCAGCACGCCCAGAACCCCGGGCCGGCCGCTGCCGGCGACAACAGCGACCGTGCGCAGCGCCCGGGCTCCACGCCGAGCGGCGGGGCCGAGCCGGGCACGCCTCCCGCTTCCCGCGGCCCGGTCGACACGGGGTCGCGAATAGCGCTCCGTAACTGGCGCATCAGTACGCGACTGGTCTCGCTCCTCGCCCTCCCCGTGGTCGCGGCGACCAGCCTGGGCGGTCTGAGGATCAACGAGTCCATGACCGACATGCAGCAGCTGGAGCACATGCAGCTGCTGACCCAGATGACCAAGCAGGCGACCTCGCTCGCCCAGGCCCTCCAGGTGGAGCGCGACCAGTCCGCCGGTCCGCTCTCCAACGGCTCCAAGGCGACCGACTACAAGGTCTCCCAGCCCCGGGAGAAGACCGACCGGGCCAAGGACGCGTTCCTGGACGCGACCAACGAGATCGGCGACTTCGAGAACGACGACGCGCTGGAGAGCATCCACGCGAGCGTCGCCCAGATCGCCTCCCAGCTCGGCGACATCCGGTCGATCCGCAAGTCGGCGTACGAGGACGGCGCACCGTCCCTCAACACCATCGACCAGTACAGCCAGCTGATCACCTCGCTGCTCAGCCTGTCCCAGGACATGGCCCAGGCGACCAGCAACCCGGACATGATCAAGCGGACCCGTGCCCTGGCGGCGTTCTCCTCCGCCAAGGAGTACGCCTCGATCCAGCGTGCGGTGATCGCGGCGGCGCTGCCCGGCGGCTCGGTCAAGGAAGCGCACCTCAACGAGAACGACAAGCAGTTCGGCTCCAACGCCCTCGACAAGGAAACCCGCGCGATCAGCTCGTTCAAGTCGATCTACGGGTCGACCGGCGAGAGCGCGGTGGACCTGATGGCCCCGCTGGACAACGGCAACAACCCCGAGATCAACGCGGCGAACATGTACGCGAAGCACATCCTCGACACCCCGAACGGGATCGAAGGGGCGAAGCTGCGCTCGTACATGGACTGGTACGACCAGTCCTCCACGAAGATCGACGCGATGAAGACGATCGAGACCACCCTCCTCAGCGACATGGAGGCCAAGGCGCGCGAGCTGCGCGAGGCCTCCCAGCGCGAGGCGATCATCAACGGTGCGGTCATCCTCCTCGTCCTCGGTGTCTCGCTGGTCGGCGCCTTCGTGGTGGCCCGGTCCATGATCCGCTCGCTGCGGCGCCTCCAGGACACCGCCACCCGGGTCGCCCAGGACCGGCTGCCCGAGCTCGTCAAGCAGCTCTCCGAGACCGACCCGCAGGACGTCGACACCTCCGTCGAGTCGGTCGGTGTGCACTCCCGGGACGAGATCGGCCAGGTGGCCGCGGCCTTCGACGACATGCACCGCGAGGCCGTCCGCCTCGCCGCCGAGCAGGCCCTTCTGCGAGGCAACGTCAACGCGATGTTCACCAACCTCTCGCGCCGTTCGCAGGGCCTCATCCAGCGCCAGCTCTCGCTCATCTCCGAGCTGGAGTCGCGCGAGGCCGACCCGGACCAGCTCTCCTCGCTCTTCAAGCTGGACCACCTCGCGACCCGTATGCGCCGTAACGGTGAGAACCTCCTCGTCCTCGCGGGTGAGGAGCCGGGCCGCCGGTGGACGCGCCCCGTCCCGCTGGTCGACGTGCTCCGTGCCGCCGCCTCCGAGGTGGAGCAGTACGAGCGCATCGAACTCTCCGCGGTGCCCGCCACCGAGGTCGCCGGCCGGGTCGTCAACGACCTCGTGCACCTCCTCGCCGAGCTGCTGGAGAACGCCACGTCGTTCTCCTCGCCGCAGACGAAGGTCCGGGTCACCGGTCACGCGCTGCCCGACGGCCGCGTGCTCGTCGAGATCCACGACACGGGTATCGGCCTCTCCCCCGAGGACCTCGCGGCGATCAACGAGCGGCTCGCGCAGCCGCCCACCGTCGACGTCTCGGTCTCCCGCCGCATGGGTCTGTTCGTGGTCGGCCGGCTGTCGCTGCGCCACGGCATCCGCATCCAGCTGCGCCCCTCCGACTCCGGCGGCACGACCGCGCTGGTCATGCTGCCCGTCGATGTCGCCCACGGCGGCAAGCAGCCCCCGTCCAAGCAGGGCCAGGGCCAGCAGCCCGGCGGCGCCCCCGGCGGCCTGCTCGCCGGCGGCAACGGCGCGGGCAACGGCCAGCGTCCGGGGCTCGGCGGCGGTCCGGGCGGACCGGGTGCCAAGAGCCTCGGCTCGGCCCCCGGCGGCCAGCGCGGCCAGGTCGGCGCGGGCTCCGGTCCGCGTGCCGCCCTGCCCGCCCGGGACAACGCCCCCGGCCGCCAGCAGGGCCAGCAGAACAACGGCCCGCAGGGCAGCCCGAACCAGCCCTTCCCGGGCCAGGAGCCGCAGCGCCAGGGCGGCGGCCTCTCCGGCGCCTTCGGCAACGGCGCCCGGCTCGGCGCACGCGGCCAGGGCGATGCCTCCGGCCGTACGGAGCAGGGCCAGCCCAACCTGTTCGGTCACGGCGCTCCGGCCTCCCCCGGCCAGAACGGCCGCTCCAACGCGTTCGCCCCGCAGAACCAGCAGGGCCCCGGTCAGCAGCAGGGCCAGCACCAGCAGGGTCCCGGCGTACCGCAGCCCCAGCAGGCCCGGCACGAGCAGAACGGCCCCGGCCAGGGCGGCTTCCAGCAGCCCGGCGGCCCCGGCCGTCAGCTGCCGCCCACCGGCGGTCCCCGGGCCGAGCTGCCCGGCGGCAACCCGCAGCAGCGCCCGCAGGCGGCGGCCTGGGGTGTGGACGCCCCGCGCGGCCACGAGGAGCACGACACAACCGGGCAGTTCGCCCGGCCGACGGGCCCCGGCCAGGACCAGGCGTTCAACGCCCCGCTGAACCAGCGGCCGGCGGACAGCCACCAGGACCCGGGCGCCACCTCGCAGTTCGCCCGGCCGGACTTCAACGCGCCGCTCCAGCAGAACCAGGGCCAGGGGTACGGCCAGCAGGCCCAGGACCCGGCGGCCACCGCCCAGTTCGCGCGGCCCGACTTCAACGCGCCGCCGCCGCAGAACCAGGGCCAGCAGCTGCCCGCGCCGCGTCAGCGCGGCCCGGAGGGCAACGGCTTCGGCGCCCCGCGTCCGTCGGCGTCCCCCGCGGGCGAAGCCCCGTACCGCCCCGCGCTCCCCCAGCAGCCGGAGGCCCTGCCGCCGGCCGGTCCCGGGGACGGTCGTACGCCGCTGTACGACACCCTGGAGACCAACTGGTTCCACGGGCCCGGCCAGGGTGGCCAGCAGGGCGCCGAGCCGCAGGCGCCGGCCGCTCCCGAGCCCACCGGCGTACCCGTTCCGCCCATGCCCCGGCGTGGTGCGGCCGAGGCTCCGGTCACCAGCTCCTGGCGTGCCTCGCCCAACGACGAGCTCGTACGCCAGGCCGAGCGGGTCAAGAAGCCGGCTGCCGGCGGGGTCACCACTTCCGGGCTGCCCCGCCGTGTTCCCCGCGCCAATTTGGTTCCGGGGACCGCTCAGCAGCAGAATCACCAGTCCGGACCTCAGGTTTCGCGTGCGCCCGATGACGTGCGCGGTCGTCTGACCAATCTCCGCCGGGGCATCCAGCAGGGACGGCAGGCCAACAACGGCCCGTCGACCGGCAGTATCCATCTCGGCCCCACTCACCAGCAGGAGCGTTAG